One window of the Puntigrus tetrazona isolate hp1 chromosome 13, ASM1883169v1, whole genome shotgun sequence genome contains the following:
- the capn2a gene encoding calpain 2, (m/II) large subunit a — protein sequence MSGVASTLAKKRAEAAGFGTNANAVKYLNQNFEGLRSECLSRGQLFCDPTFPAVPESLGFNELGPRSAKTTGVVWKRPGELTSSPEFIVGGATRTDICQGGLGDCWLLAAIASLTLNEDVLARVVPSNQGFGQDYAGIFHFQLWQFGEWVDVVVDDRLPTRDGELLFVHSATGSEFWSALLEKAYAKVNGCYEALSGGSTTEGFEDFTGGIAEIYELKQAPSNMFQIIRKALDSGSLLGCSIDITSQADSEAITYQKLVKGHAYSLTGAIEVNYRGRKEKLVRVRNPWGQVEWTGAWSDNSSEWNAVDPSERENVKSEDGEFWMSFSEFARQYSRIEICTLTPDTLTSDSVKHWSACKFDGTWRRGSTAGGCRNHPYTFWMNPQFKIKLEEEDDDPDDNEVGCSVVIGLIQKNRRKLRKSGEDMHTIGYAIYEVPSQFHGQKDVHLDKNYFLTHAQKARSETFINLREVSTRFKLPPGEYLIVPSTFEPHKNGDFCVRVFSEKQSEMQKCDDPIEANIEDETVSEDEVDAGFRGLFTKLAGDDMEISATELRTIFNKIVAKRTDIKTDGFSLDTCRVMVNLMDESGNGKLGLAEFATLWKKIQKYLVIYKKNDMDGSGCMSTPEMRMALKETGFSLNDSIHQCLAARYGDADMKIDFDNFVSCVMRLEMMFKVFKRLDVDSSGFIELDFFQWLTFAMV from the exons ATGTCCGGCGTGGCATCCACACTCGCCAAGAAGAGGGCCGAGGCCGCTGGCTTTGGAACGAACGCCAATGCGGTGAAGTACCTGAACCAGAACTTCGAGGGTCTGAGGAGCGAGTGTCTGAGCCGCGGCCAGCTGTTCTGCGACCCTACCTTCCCGGCCGTTCCCGAGTCTCTGGGCTTCAACGAGCTCGGGCCACGATCGGCGAAAACCACAGGCGTTGTGTGGAAAAGACCTGGG GAGTTGACCTCCAGTCCCGAGTTTATTGTTGGAGGGGCAACAAGAACAGATATTTGCCAAGGAGGTTTAG GTGATTGCTGGCTCCTAGCAGCCATCGCTTCCCTAACCCTCAATGAAGACGTTTTGGCTCGCGTCGTTCCGTCCAACCAGGGCTTTGGGCAAGACTATGCTGGAATTTTCCACTTTCAG TTGTGGCAGTTTGGGGAATGGGTGGATGTGGTGGTGGATGATCGATTGCCCACTCGAGATGGAGAACTGCTGTTTGTTCATTCAGCCACAGGCTCAGAGTTCTGGAGCGCACTGCTGGAGAAGGCCTATGCTAA AGTGAATGGGTGTTATGAAGCTCTGTCTGGAGGTTCCACCACAGAAGGCTTTGAGGATTTCACCGGTGGAATTGCAGAAATATACGAATTGAAACAAGCTCCTTCCAACATGTTCCAAATCATCAGGAAGGCCCTGGATTCTGGATCACTTTTGGGATGCTCCATCGAT ATCACCAGTCAAGCAGACTCAGAGGCCATCACGTATCAGAAGCTTGTGAAAGGACATGCCTACTCTCTTACTGGAGCAATCGAG GTTAATTACAGAGGCCGGAAAGAGAAGCTGGTCAGAGTCCGTAATCCTTGGGGCCAGGTAGAATGGACAGGGGCCTGGAGTGACAA CTCTTCTGAATGGAATGCCGTCGATCCGTCCGAACGCGAGAATGTGAAGTCAGAAGATGGAGAGTTCTG GATGTCATTCTCAGAGTTTGCGAGGCAGTATTCCCGCATAGAGATCTGCACTCTGACCCCAGACACGCTGACATCTGACTCCGTCAAACATTGGAGCGCGTGTAAGTTCGATGGCACCTGGAGACGAGGCTCCACGGCTGGTGGATGCAGGAACCATCCAT ACACCTTCTGGATGAATCCTCAGTTTAAAATCAAACTGgaagaggaagatgatgatCCTGATGATAATGAAGTGGGCTGCAGTGTGGTGATTGGCTTGATTCAGAAGAACCGGCGTAAGTTGAGGAAGTCTGGAGAGGACATGCACACTATTGGCTACGCCATCTATGAG GTGCCTTCTCAG TTCCACGGGCAAAAGGATGTTCATCTGGATAAGAATTATTTCCTCACCCACGCACAAAAAGCTCGATCTGAGACTTTTATCAACCTTAGAGAAGTCAGCACCCGCTTCAAACTTCCTCCTGGAGAATATCTCATCGTCCCTTCCACATTCGAACCGCACAAGAACGGAGACTTCTGTGTGCGCGTGTTCTCCGAGAAACAGTCTGAGATGCA AAAATGTGATGACCCTATAGAGGCAAACATAGAAGAT GAGACGGTGTCTGAAGATGAGGTTGATGCTGGTTTTAGGGGACTGTTCACTAAACTAGCAGGAGAT GACATGGAGATCTCTGCCACGGAGCTGAGAACAATTTTCAACAAAATAGTTGCAAAAA GAACAGATATTAAAACAGATGGTTTCAGTTTGGATACATGTAGGGTCATGGTGAACCTCATGGAT GAAAGTGGCAATGGTAAACTAGGGTTAGCTGAGTTTGCCACTCTTTGGAAGAAAATTCAAAAGTATCTG GTCATTTATAAGAAGAATGACATGGATGGGTCCGGCTGTATGAGTACACCAGAGATGCGAATGGCTTTAAAGGAAACAG GATTCTCTCTGAATGACTCCATTCATCAGTGTCTGGCGGCACGCTATGGAGACGCAGACATGAAGATCGACTTTGATAACTTCGTGTCGTGTGTGATGCGCCTGGAGATGATGTTCA AAGTCTTCAAAAGGCTTGACGTAGACAGCAGTGGGTTCATTGAGCTGGACTTCTTCCAG tggCTGACGTTTGCTATGGTTTAA